The Kitasatospora paranensis genome has a window encoding:
- a CDS encoding HD-GYP domain-containing protein — protein sequence MSGGDAGPRLRLAELVAALSLGVDLGFGQPMEHVLRQCLIALRLAERIGLDDEERVAVYYTALLVNVGCHSDAHEQAKWFGDDIALKAGKYRYEQRSLAGAVAAVRLIGSGNPPLHRFRVGLEFALGGFHEVDRMISGHAALATSLAGRLGLPDSVRRAVAASYEQWDGRGWPGEVKGEAVPIASRLAQLAEFTEVAHRVGGTAAATALAERRAGSQFDPRLVAVLCRDADAVLGELDEVHTWEAVIAAEPALGVWLGGEQFERALLAVADFVDLKSPYTLGHARAVADLVDAAAAGLGLAEDQRTQLRRAALLHGLGRLGVSNAIWDKPGPLGTGERERVRLQPYLTERMLCQSPTLAPLGAIAVQHRERLDGSGYPRGLTAPAISRGPGSSARLTPTGP from the coding sequence GTGAGCGGTGGCGATGCCGGTCCGCGGTTGCGACTGGCCGAGCTGGTCGCCGCGCTGTCGTTGGGCGTCGACCTCGGCTTCGGCCAGCCGATGGAGCACGTGCTGCGCCAGTGCCTGATCGCCCTGCGCCTGGCCGAGCGGATCGGCCTGGACGACGAGGAGCGGGTCGCCGTCTACTACACGGCACTGTTGGTGAACGTGGGTTGCCACTCGGATGCCCACGAGCAGGCGAAGTGGTTCGGCGACGACATCGCGTTGAAAGCCGGCAAGTACCGGTACGAGCAGCGCAGCCTGGCCGGTGCCGTTGCGGCGGTGCGGCTGATCGGCTCGGGCAATCCGCCGCTGCACCGGTTCCGGGTCGGCCTGGAGTTCGCGCTGGGCGGTTTCCACGAGGTGGACCGGATGATCAGCGGCCATGCCGCCCTGGCGACCTCGCTGGCCGGGCGGCTCGGACTGCCGGACTCCGTCCGGCGCGCGGTGGCCGCCTCCTACGAGCAGTGGGACGGACGCGGCTGGCCCGGAGAGGTCAAGGGCGAAGCCGTACCGATCGCGTCGCGCCTGGCGCAGTTGGCCGAGTTCACCGAGGTCGCGCACCGGGTGGGCGGCACCGCGGCCGCCACGGCGCTGGCCGAACGGCGCGCCGGATCCCAGTTCGATCCCCGTCTCGTGGCCGTGCTGTGCCGGGACGCCGACGCGGTGCTCGGCGAGCTGGACGAGGTGCACACCTGGGAGGCGGTGATCGCCGCCGAACCGGCGCTGGGGGTGTGGCTGGGCGGAGAGCAGTTCGAGCGGGCGCTGCTGGCCGTCGCCGACTTCGTCGACCTGAAGTCGCCCTACACCCTGGGACACGCACGGGCCGTGGCCGACCTGGTCGACGCGGCCGCCGCCGGACTGGGCCTGGCCGAGGACCAGCGGACCCAACTCCGCCGGGCCGCCCTGCTCCACGGTCTGGGACGCCTGGGTGTGTCGAACGCGATCTGGGACAAGCCCGGGCCGCTCGGCACGGGCGAACGGGAACGGGTGCGCCTGCAGCCCTACCTGACGGAACGCATGCTCTGCCAGTCACCGACGCTGGCTCCGCTCGGCGCGATCGCCGTGCAACACCGGGAGCGGCTGGACGGCTCCGGCTACCCGCGCGGACTCACGGCGCCCGCCATCTCCCGGGGGCCCGGATCCTCGGCACGGCTGACGCCTACCGGTCCATGA